The following are encoded in a window of Clostridium thermarum genomic DNA:
- a CDS encoding polysaccharide deacetylase family protein codes for MNTNKLSYRKRKGSVRIFIFTIILFLTSFTTVTLFITSSSDGINIKSAAKGNEKITEPIDKTDNTDQTPNKDKDLIVNPNDGTSPQNTNMGEQEGQVSDNSGEEPQEVPPVPTNEYAVPAEEVYSYGRSEGKKFAFLTFDDGPNTVITPRVLEILKEYNVHATFFVLGNSVDNNPQVLKQIIDDEHAIANHTYSHDYKILYPNKTVDISAFKEELKKTDEAISKALGTAYSTRVVRFPAGSFENWKKPMRDALAGDGMYYLDWNAENKDGIKHNVAIEEQLETVKNYIAAAENSDKNVVLLMHDSPTKKTTADALPQILDLLISKGYEFCTIK; via the coding sequence ATGAATACTAATAAATTATCCTATAGAAAAAGAAAAGGTAGTGTAAGAATATTTATCTTTACCATTATTCTTTTTTTGACTAGTTTTACAACAGTTACACTGTTTATAACCTCTTCTTCCGATGGCATTAACATAAAATCTGCTGCCAAAGGTAATGAAAAAATAACGGAACCAATAGATAAAACTGATAATACAGATCAAACTCCTAATAAAGATAAGGATTTAATTGTTAACCCTAATGATGGTACATCCCCCCAAAATACAAATATGGGAGAGCAAGAAGGACAAGTGTCTGATAATTCTGGAGAGGAGCCCCAGGAAGTACCCCCTGTTCCCACAAATGAATATGCCGTGCCGGCTGAAGAAGTATATTCTTACGGAAGAAGCGAAGGCAAGAAGTTTGCGTTTTTAACTTTTGATGATGGTCCTAATACAGTTATAACACCAAGAGTATTAGAAATCTTAAAAGAATACAATGTACATGCCACTTTTTTTGTGCTTGGCAATTCAGTTGATAATAATCCTCAAGTATTAAAGCAGATTATTGATGATGAACATGCTATTGCAAATCATACCTACAGCCATGATTATAAGATACTTTATCCTAATAAAACTGTGGATATAAGTGCATTTAAGGAAGAGCTTAAGAAAACAGATGAAGCCATTTCAAAGGCTCTGGGAACTGCCTATTCAACAAGGGTGGTGAGATTCCCTGCCGGTTCTTTCGAAAACTGGAAGAAACCCATGAGAGATGCTCTCGCAGGAGACGGGATGTATTATTTAGATTGGAATGCTGAGAACAAGGATGGTATAAAGCATAATGTAGCTATTGAAGAGCAATTAGAAACCGTAAAAAATTACATTGCAGCCGCCGAGAACAGTGATAAGAATGTGGTTCTTTTAATGCATGATTCTCCTACTAAAAAAACTACAGCTGATGCCCTACCTCAAATATTAGACCTATTAATATCAAAAGGTTATGAATTTTGTACAATTAAATAA
- a CDS encoding YicC/YloC family endoribonuclease: MIYSMTGFGRSGYEVEGKLSFNVEIKSINHRYLDINIRMPRMMNSIEDRIRKEISENISRGKIDVFITYNNYEKLGVSAQFNSSLADSYVRCLREIKDRYSDIRDDISISLVARYPDVIYVEENEEDIEEIWSMLKKALAEAIAMLKEMRSTEGNKLREDIIAKCKNISDEVKVISGKAHSHVTQYKAKLAERLKELLDNVAIDENRLNMELAIYADKSSIDEEITRLKSHIEQMKATLDSNEPVGRKLDFIVQEMNRETNTIASKSNDIEITNSALKIKNEIEKIREQIQNIE; encoded by the coding sequence ATGATATACAGCATGACGGGTTTCGGAAGGTCAGGCTATGAAGTTGAAGGAAAGCTAAGCTTTAATGTAGAAATAAAAAGTATAAATCACCGATATCTTGATATTAACATAAGAATGCCGCGAATGATGAACAGCATAGAAGACAGGATAAGAAAGGAAATAAGCGAGAACATCAGCAGAGGCAAAATAGATGTCTTTATTACATACAATAACTATGAGAAACTTGGTGTTAGCGCTCAGTTTAACAGTAGCCTAGCGGATAGTTACGTAAGATGCCTAAGGGAAATAAAAGACAGATATTCTGATATCAGAGATGATATTTCTATTTCTTTGGTTGCAAGATATCCTGATGTGATCTATGTTGAAGAAAATGAAGAAGACATTGAAGAAATCTGGAGTATGCTGAAAAAGGCTCTTGCTGAAGCCATAGCAATGTTAAAAGAAATGAGAAGTACAGAAGGAAATAAGCTTCGTGAGGACATTATCGCTAAATGTAAGAATATCTCTGATGAGGTTAAGGTAATCAGTGGTAAGGCTCATTCTCATGTTACACAGTACAAGGCAAAGCTGGCAGAAAGGCTTAAAGAACTTCTGGATAATGTTGCTATTGATGAAAACCGTTTAAACATGGAACTAGCAATCTATGCGGATAAAAGCAGTATTGATGAAGAAATAACAAGATTAAAAAGTCATATAGAGCAGATGAAAGCGACTTTGGATTCAAATGAGCCGGTGGGAAGAAAGCTGGATTTCATTGTTCAAGAAATGAACAGGGAGACCAACACCATTGCTTCAAAGTCAAATGATATAGAAATCACTAATTCTGCTTTAAAGATAAAAAATGAGATTGAAAAAATCAGAGAACAAATTCAAAATATAGAGTAG
- a CDS encoding polysaccharide deacetylase family protein: MRKNSLFGRISFAETRCILSGAAIISVSAIISILIITLREIKTTNLLADVNTVSNTANLTTVVTIDHPVVGEDEPAKAKPYENDSIYEEISISEIPLRIKDTKKIRRTKYFVPAEQVFSYGRNFGKKYAFLTFDDGPSKNITPQVLEILREHNVSATFFVLGSAVENNRELVEQIYEDGHAIANHTYSHDYGILYPNKTVNVQAFKTEVDKTTAAIVAAIGTTSASRVVRFPSGSFESWKKPMKEELINSGMYYVDWNAENRDGIKNDVSLDEQLEAITNNIGNAEGADVNLIVLMHDSSTKQSTADALPAIIELIKSKGYEFAIIK; this comes from the coding sequence ATGCGAAAAAATAGCCTATTCGGTAGGATATCTTTTGCTGAAACAAGGTGTATTTTATCAGGTGCAGCTATAATATCCGTTTCAGCTATAATATCTATTCTTATAATAACTTTAAGAGAAATAAAAACTACAAATCTTTTGGCAGATGTTAATACAGTTTCCAATACGGCCAATTTAACCACAGTGGTTACTATAGATCACCCAGTGGTAGGTGAAGATGAACCTGCCAAAGCAAAGCCTTATGAAAATGATTCGATTTATGAAGAAATTTCGATATCAGAAATACCCTTACGAATTAAGGATACTAAAAAGATTAGGCGGACAAAATATTTTGTCCCTGCTGAACAAGTCTTTTCCTACGGCCGGAACTTTGGAAAGAAATATGCCTTTTTAACTTTTGATGATGGGCCAAGTAAAAATATAACGCCGCAGGTCTTAGAAATTTTAAGGGAACATAATGTCTCTGCAACCTTCTTCGTACTTGGAAGTGCTGTTGAAAATAATCGGGAGCTTGTAGAGCAGATTTATGAAGATGGTCACGCCATCGCAAACCATACCTACAGCCATGATTATGGAATATTATACCCTAACAAAACTGTGAACGTACAAGCTTTTAAGACTGAAGTAGACAAAACTACTGCAGCCATAGTGGCTGCAATAGGTACAACCTCTGCATCAAGAGTAGTAAGGTTTCCTTCCGGTTCCTTTGAAAGCTGGAAAAAGCCTATGAAAGAAGAGCTCATTAACAGTGGAATGTATTACGTAGACTGGAACGCTGAGAACAGGGATGGGATAAAAAACGATGTATCCTTGGATGAGCAACTTGAAGCTATTACCAATAATATTGGTAATGCTGAAGGCGCTGATGTGAACCTCATTGTACTTATGCATGATTCCTCCACTAAACAATCTACCGCTGATGCCCTACCTGCAATTATAGAATTAATTAAATCTAAAGGCTATGAGTTTGCAATAATCAAATAA
- a CDS encoding asparaginase — MKKVAVVFNGGTISMIVDEKIKAAVPGLTGEEIMKMVTGIERYCEIETLTFSSLPGPHMTIDNMFELSKFIQKLLLRDDISGVVVTHGTDTLEETAYLVDLTIDTEKPVVFTGAMRSSSELGYDGPSNLAEAICTAISHEARNRGVLVCFNGELNSANEVTKVNAMSINAFATPSFGPLGIVDNNTVIFYRCNRISKRIEVNKIDAKVDLIKCTAGQDSSLIEFCLDKGDNGIVLEAMGRGNVPPQMLKGIQNAIDSNVPVVLVSRCFEGRVYESYGYEGGGKMLREMGVIFADHMPGQKARIKLILALSKTRNVDEVKAIFEDGLYVNN, encoded by the coding sequence ATGAAAAAGGTAGCAGTGGTTTTTAATGGTGGAACAATATCGATGATAGTAGATGAAAAGATCAAAGCTGCTGTTCCGGGACTTACTGGAGAGGAAATTATGAAGATGGTAACGGGGATTGAAAGGTATTGTGAAATTGAAACCCTTACCTTTTCAAGTTTGCCCGGACCTCATATGACCATAGATAATATGTTTGAGCTGTCGAAGTTTATTCAGAAGTTACTACTTAGAGATGATATATCCGGTGTGGTTGTAACTCATGGTACAGACACTCTGGAGGAAACGGCCTATCTAGTGGATTTAACCATAGACACTGAAAAGCCGGTAGTATTTACCGGAGCCATGAGAAGTAGTTCGGAGTTAGGCTATGACGGCCCCTCAAATCTGGCAGAGGCTATATGTACCGCAATATCACATGAGGCTAGAAACCGAGGGGTTCTTGTATGCTTTAACGGAGAGCTAAATAGTGCAAACGAAGTTACTAAAGTAAATGCCATGAGTATAAATGCCTTTGCAACCCCCAGCTTTGGCCCCCTGGGAATAGTGGATAACAACACTGTTATTTTTTACAGATGCAATAGAATATCCAAAAGAATAGAAGTTAATAAAATTGATGCCAAGGTGGACCTTATAAAATGTACGGCAGGACAGGATTCAAGTCTTATCGAATTTTGCCTAGACAAAGGCGATAATGGAATTGTCTTAGAAGCCATGGGCAGAGGTAATGTACCTCCGCAAATGCTAAAGGGAATTCAAAATGCTATTGACAGCAACGTGCCTGTTGTTCTAGTGTCAAGATGCTTTGAAGGCAGGGTATACGAATCCTATGGTTACGAAGGTGGCGGAAAAATGCTGAGAGAAATGGGAGTAATCTTTGCAGACCATATGCCGGGACAAAAGGCAAGGATAAAGTTGATATTAGCTCTAAGCAAAACCAGGAATGTTGATGAGGTCAAGGCCATATTCGAAGATGGACTATATGTGAATAATTAA
- the gmk gene encoding guanylate kinase, translated as MNQKGILIVLSGPSGAGKGTICKALLESSDFWLSVSATTRSPRAGEVEGKNYYFLTKDKFQEKIKADDFLEYAEVYGNYYGTPKSSVLEALEAGKDVILEIDIQGALKVKETYPGGVFIFILPPSMEELKKRIIGRGSETPESLMTRFKAAYQEINYVSKYNYAVVNDQVSEAVKKIQAIIIAEKCRVDRIKDDILDSKEGLIHEQLYD; from the coding sequence ATGAACCAAAAAGGAATATTAATAGTTTTGTCCGGTCCCTCCGGTGCTGGTAAGGGTACTATTTGTAAAGCATTATTGGAAAGCTCAGACTTTTGGTTATCCGTATCAGCCACCACAAGAAGTCCTAGGGCTGGGGAAGTTGAGGGGAAAAACTATTATTTTTTAACCAAGGATAAATTTCAAGAGAAAATTAAGGCTGACGATTTTTTAGAATATGCTGAAGTGTACGGTAATTATTACGGTACTCCCAAAAGCAGTGTTCTAGAGGCACTAGAGGCTGGTAAAGACGTGATTCTAGAAATAGATATACAGGGAGCATTGAAGGTAAAAGAAACCTATCCCGGTGGTGTATTTATATTCATTTTACCACCTTCCATGGAAGAGCTAAAAAAGAGAATAATAGGAAGAGGCAGTGAAACACCCGAATCATTGATGACAAGATTTAAAGCTGCTTATCAAGAAATTAATTATGTATCAAAGTATAATTATGCTGTTGTAAACGACCAAGTTTCTGAAGCTGTTAAGAAAATACAAGCGATAATAATAGCAGAAAAGTGTCGTGTTGACAGAATAAAAGATGATATTTTAGATTCTAAGGAGGGCCTAATACATGAACAACTCTATGATTAA
- a CDS encoding GNAT family N-acetyltransferase, which produces MELGLKNSLFGVCAIYNGVTVGTIRAIGDGSTCFYIQDVIVNPDHQRKGIGQVMMKEVMNYIAENACEGAVVGLMSAKGKEEFYEKFGFWKGPNEHFGHGMMMFWNIGKN; this is translated from the coding sequence ATGGAACTGGGGCTGAAAAATTCTTTGTTTGGAGTTTGCGCTATTTACAATGGGGTAACAGTAGGAACCATCAGGGCCATAGGTGATGGCTCTACATGCTTCTATATCCAAGATGTCATAGTTAATCCGGATCACCAACGCAAAGGAATTGGACAAGTGATGATGAAGGAAGTTATGAACTATATAGCTGAGAATGCCTGCGAAGGAGCTGTAGTAGGGCTGATGTCTGCAAAGGGAAAAGAGGAATTTTACGAAAAATTCGGCTTTTGGAAGGGGCCTAATGAGCACTTTGGTCATGGTATGATGATGTTCTGGAATATAGGGAAAAATTAA
- the remA gene encoding extracellular matrix/biofilm regulator RemA yields the protein MNIKLINIGFGNIVSANRLVAIVSPESAPIKRIIQEARDRGMLIDATYGRRTRAVIITDSDHVILSAVQPETVAHRLSSKEEETVDEVDE from the coding sequence ATGAATATTAAGTTAATTAATATCGGCTTTGGAAACATTGTATCTGCTAATAGATTAGTTGCAATTGTCAGTCCCGAATCAGCTCCCATAAAAAGAATTATTCAGGAAGCCAGGGATAGAGGTATGCTGATCGATGCAACCTATGGCAGAAGGACAAGAGCTGTTATAATAACTGACAGCGATCATGTTATCTTATCTGCAGTACAGCCTGAAACTGTGGCACATAGACTATCATCTAAGGAAGAAGAAACTGTTGACGAGGTTGATGAATAA
- a CDS encoding class I SAM-dependent methyltransferase, whose protein sequence is MEKGLNLAVSDIIEWDVKNWSTALDYWLKESLQNLSTCTALEIGSRNGGLSLWLAMQGCRVICSDLEGPTDKAKELHQKYGVQDLIEYRSVDATDIPLEDNSIDLVVFKSVLGGIGYGNNKEAQIKAINEMYRVLKPGGELFFAENLIASPIHKALRKRFVNWGNSWRYPSISEIKEFLYNFSCVYYLTTGFLGTLGRSESQRNILGNIDSIFSNRIIPERWRYIVVGVARK, encoded by the coding sequence GTGGAAAAAGGGTTAAATTTAGCAGTATCAGATATCATTGAATGGGATGTAAAGAATTGGAGCACTGCTTTGGATTATTGGTTAAAGGAAAGCCTTCAGAATTTATCAACTTGCACAGCCTTGGAAATTGGAAGCAGGAATGGTGGTCTGTCTTTATGGCTGGCTATGCAAGGCTGCAGAGTCATTTGCAGCGACTTAGAAGGCCCTACAGATAAGGCAAAGGAACTGCATCAGAAGTATGGTGTACAAGATTTAATTGAATACCGTTCCGTGGACGCCACAGATATTCCTCTAGAGGACAATTCTATTGACCTAGTAGTATTTAAGTCTGTACTCGGAGGAATTGGCTATGGAAATAATAAAGAAGCTCAAATTAAGGCTATAAATGAGATGTATAGGGTATTAAAGCCAGGGGGAGAACTATTTTTCGCAGAAAACCTTATAGCCTCCCCAATACACAAAGCCCTGAGAAAGAGATTTGTTAACTGGGGAAATTCCTGGAGATATCCATCAATCTCAGAAATAAAGGAATTTCTGTATAACTTTAGCTGTGTCTATTACTTGACCACTGGCTTTCTAGGAACTCTTGGGAGAAGCGAAAGTCAAAGAAATATATTAGGAAACATAGATTCTATTTTCTCAAACCGTATCATTCCCGAACGTTGGAGATATATAGTAGTAGGTGTTGCGAGAAAGTAA
- the mscL gene encoding large conductance mechanosensitive channel protein MscL, producing MWKEFKKFALRGNVLDLAVGIIIGGAFNKIVSSLVNDIVMPLVGILLGHVDIKEAALKLGEVELKYGMFIQNILDFLIIAFSVFILVKTVNKFNNFRKAEEAKVEEAKKISKEEELLTEIRDLLAKNNSSNQ from the coding sequence ATGTGGAAAGAGTTTAAGAAGTTTGCTTTACGAGGCAATGTTTTGGATTTAGCTGTAGGTATAATTATAGGCGGTGCCTTCAACAAAATCGTCTCCTCTTTGGTTAACGATATCGTCATGCCTTTGGTTGGCATATTATTAGGTCATGTTGATATAAAGGAAGCCGCCCTTAAGCTAGGCGAGGTAGAGCTTAAATATGGCATGTTTATACAGAACATACTTGACTTTTTAATAATAGCTTTCTCTGTATTTATTCTTGTAAAGACAGTTAATAAGTTCAACAATTTTAGAAAGGCTGAGGAAGCAAAGGTTGAAGAGGCTAAGAAAATTTCCAAAGAAGAAGAGCTTCTTACAGAAATCAGAGACCTATTGGCTAAGAATAATTCCAGTAACCAATAA
- a CDS encoding AI-2E family transporter, whose translation MKKFISIAKYFILVAILVLIVKYSEGIIGGIKGITKAGMPLVLGLCIAYILNILMIKLEKVYFPNSKNQFVIRTRRAACIFLSIILIIGIMVILSLIVIPQLIKAASVIIEGVPRIIGSIENFIETNSDKYEIVGKALDTLKIDLEGLLHNAMSAVTSVFRGLMNSTFAFVGSLTSGLMNFIIALTFAIYVLANKEGLELNIRKVMKAFLKDKSIEKINYVMHIVNSAFSSFISGQFIEAVIIGCLCTIGMWIFRFPYAATVGAFISATALIPVVGAYLGAALGAFMILTVSPIKALLFLVFISILQQLENNLIYPRVVGSSIGLPGIWVFAAITIGGGLGGIVGMLLSVPIAASIYKLFVNKVNERLVTDEIEQDET comes from the coding sequence ATGAAGAAATTTATTAGTATTGCAAAATACTTTATTTTAGTTGCAATACTAGTACTTATAGTAAAGTATTCAGAGGGAATTATCGGTGGGATAAAGGGGATTACAAAAGCTGGTATGCCCTTGGTTTTAGGGCTTTGTATAGCCTATATACTGAATATATTGATGATAAAGCTGGAAAAGGTTTATTTTCCAAATTCAAAAAATCAGTTTGTTATACGAACTAGAAGGGCTGCCTGCATATTTTTGTCCATAATACTGATCATAGGCATAATGGTTATACTTTCGCTGATAGTGATACCGCAGTTAATCAAAGCAGCTTCCGTTATCATAGAAGGAGTTCCCCGCATTATAGGCAGCATTGAGAACTTTATAGAAACAAATAGTGATAAGTATGAAATAGTGGGAAAAGCATTAGACACACTTAAAATAGACCTTGAAGGCTTATTACATAATGCAATGTCGGCTGTGACTTCTGTGTTTAGGGGACTAATGAACTCTACATTTGCATTTGTAGGCTCACTGACAAGTGGGCTGATGAATTTTATTATCGCTCTTACCTTTGCCATTTACGTTTTGGCAAATAAGGAGGGCTTAGAGCTAAATATCAGAAAGGTCATGAAGGCATTTTTGAAAGATAAGAGCATTGAAAAAATAAATTATGTTATGCACATAGTAAATTCAGCTTTTTCAAGTTTTATTTCAGGTCAGTTTATAGAAGCAGTCATTATAGGCTGTTTGTGTACTATAGGCATGTGGATATTCAGATTCCCTTATGCAGCGACGGTTGGTGCTTTTATTAGCGCTACTGCATTAATACCCGTTGTGGGAGCATATCTTGGTGCGGCTTTGGGAGCTTTTATGATTTTGACTGTTAGTCCGATAAAAGCACTGCTCTTTTTAGTCTTCATAAGCATCTTGCAGCAATTAGAGAATAACCTCATATATCCAAGAGTAGTTGGTTCCAGTATTGGACTGCCAGGCATATGGGTTTTTGCAGCCATCACTATCGGCGGAGGATTAGGAGGAATTGTGGGAATGCTCTTAAGTGTGCCCATAGCTGCAAGTATTTATAAGCTTTTTGTCAATAAGGTCAATGAACGATTAGTAACTGATGAGATAGAACAGGATGAAACTTAA
- a CDS encoding SdpI family protein: MDIFFWFVDLSIPVTMLVIGLVFIKFPPRKINNLYGYRTKRSMSNEGTWKLAHLKCGQIWIKVGIVLLIAVLLSKLYVPVKKEILSLIHIGIGIMCLFIPLPFVESALKKYLKE, encoded by the coding sequence ATGGATATATTTTTCTGGTTTGTAGATTTAAGTATCCCGGTAACAATGCTTGTCATAGGATTAGTGTTTATAAAGTTTCCACCTAGAAAAATAAATAATTTATATGGATATCGGACGAAAAGGTCTATGAGTAATGAAGGTACTTGGAAACTGGCACACTTAAAATGCGGGCAAATTTGGATTAAAGTAGGTATAGTACTGCTAATTGCAGTACTACTTAGTAAACTGTATGTTCCTGTTAAAAAGGAAATATTGAGTCTAATTCATATAGGGATTGGTATAATGTGTTTGTTTATTCCTTTGCCATTTGTAGAGAGTGCTTTAAAGAAATATCTTAAAGAATAG
- a CDS encoding HAD family hydrolase has product MMQSIIFDVDGTLWDTTEVVAKAWNRAVEEAGVSAAKITAEVLKKEFGKTMDVIAQDLFPNADAKEREHILELCCKYEHEALIENNENLLFPNVKETLEKLSKKYSLFIVSNCQSGYIELFMKKAGVEKYITDIECFGNTNKSKGNNIKLIIERNKLRDAVYVGDTQGDYEATKFAGIPFIYAKYGFGKVDGYYLAIEDISELLDIE; this is encoded by the coding sequence ATGATGCAGAGTATAATATTTGATGTTGATGGTACATTGTGGGATACCACAGAAGTTGTGGCAAAGGCTTGGAATAGGGCAGTAGAGGAAGCAGGTGTATCAGCAGCCAAAATTACTGCCGAGGTACTTAAAAAGGAATTTGGAAAGACTATGGATGTTATAGCACAGGATTTATTTCCTAATGCTGACGCGAAGGAAAGAGAACATATCTTGGAACTGTGCTGTAAATATGAACATGAAGCATTGATAGAAAATAATGAAAATCTGTTGTTTCCTAATGTAAAAGAGACCTTGGAAAAGCTCTCAAAAAAATATTCACTTTTCATTGTTAGCAATTGTCAGTCGGGTTACATAGAGTTATTCATGAAGAAAGCTGGAGTTGAAAAATATATCACTGATATTGAATGCTTTGGAAATACAAATAAAAGCAAGGGTAACAACATTAAGTTAATTATAGAAAGAAATAAACTTAGAGACGCCGTTTATGTTGGAGATACTCAGGGCGATTATGAAGCAACAAAATTTGCAGGTATACCTTTTATTTATGCCAAGTACGGCTTTGGCAAGGTGGATGGTTATTATTTAGCTATAGAAGACATAAGTGAACTCTTGGATATAGAGTGA
- the cooS gene encoding anaerobic carbon-monoxide dehydrogenase catalytic subunit gives MRETVLEKSKGRASYHDSVEEMLKRIREDGMSNVWDRYAAQEKIRCKFCLEGLSCQLCSNGPCRINEKTGQDKGVCGIGNDAMAMRNFLLKNIMGAGTYSHHAYEAFRTLKATAEGKTPFKITEAEKLRWMCEKVGIDTNQDINDMAVELAILLEDQQHIGVENKNIMVEAFAPRKRKELWRKLGIYPAGTVHEEQNCVASCLTNVDGNHVSLAMKALRLGIATIYNTQIGLEMVQDILFGTPKPHEANMDLGIMDPDYVNLVFNGHQPWAGVATILKARSKEVQDRAKAAGAKGLRVVGSIETGQELLQRFEMDDVFVGHMGNWLTIEPLLATGTVDVFAMEENCSPPAIDMYAEKYQVTLVAVSTIIDLPGVKYKIPYNPEEVDKMADRLIELGIENFKKRKERNIKAVVPKRTQKAITGFSTEAVLGALGNKLDPLVDVISAGKIKGVVALANCSTLRNGPQDWMTVNLTKELIKRDILLVAGGCGNHALEVAGLCTLEAANELAGSGLKEVCNMLKIPPVLSFGTCTDTGRISMLVTALADHLDVDVCQLPIAVTAPEWMEQKATIDGIFALAYGAFTHLSPTPFMTGAPQLVELLTNKAEEVTGGKIALGDDPVKAAEDIEAHIISKRKGLGLN, from the coding sequence ATGCGTGAAACTGTTTTAGAAAAATCTAAAGGTAGAGCCAGCTACCATGACTCTGTGGAAGAAATGCTTAAGAGAATTAGAGAAGATGGCATGTCAAATGTCTGGGACAGGTATGCCGCTCAGGAAAAAATCCGATGTAAGTTCTGCCTGGAAGGCCTAAGCTGTCAGCTTTGTTCCAACGGCCCATGCCGAATCAATGAAAAGACCGGTCAAGATAAGGGGGTATGTGGTATAGGCAACGACGCCATGGCCATGAGAAACTTTTTGCTAAAAAATATAATGGGTGCAGGTACATATAGTCATCATGCCTACGAGGCTTTTCGAACACTTAAAGCTACAGCAGAAGGAAAGACTCCTTTTAAAATTACAGAAGCAGAAAAGCTTAGATGGATGTGTGAGAAGGTAGGCATAGATACAAATCAAGATATCAATGATATGGCTGTGGAACTTGCCATTCTGCTTGAGGATCAACAACATATTGGAGTAGAAAATAAGAATATTATGGTGGAAGCTTTTGCACCAAGGAAGCGAAAGGAACTTTGGAGAAAGCTTGGCATATACCCTGCAGGCACAGTTCATGAAGAACAAAATTGCGTAGCCAGCTGTCTCACTAATGTGGATGGCAACCATGTGTCACTGGCAATGAAAGCCCTTAGACTTGGAATAGCCACAATTTACAATACACAAATCGGTCTTGAAATGGTTCAAGATATTTTGTTCGGAACACCTAAACCCCACGAAGCAAATATGGATTTAGGCATAATGGACCCTGATTATGTTAACCTGGTATTTAACGGTCATCAGCCTTGGGCCGGAGTTGCTACAATATTAAAGGCAAGGTCAAAGGAAGTTCAAGATAGGGCTAAGGCAGCCGGAGCCAAGGGCCTTAGAGTCGTTGGATCTATAGAAACCGGTCAGGAATTGCTGCAGCGATTTGAAATGGATGATGTTTTTGTAGGACATATGGGTAACTGGCTTACAATAGAACCCCTATTAGCTACCGGTACCGTAGATGTGTTTGCTATGGAGGAAAACTGTTCTCCACCTGCAATTGATATGTATGCTGAAAAGTATCAGGTAACCTTGGTAGCAGTAAGCACCATAATTGATCTACCCGGCGTTAAATATAAAATTCCTTATAATCCTGAAGAAGTTGACAAAATGGCTGATAGATTAATTGAACTGGGTATAGAGAACTTTAAAAAGAGAAAAGAAAGAAACATTAAGGCTGTAGTTCCAAAGAGAACTCAAAAAGCAATTACTGGCTTTTCCACGGAAGCGGTTTTAGGTGCTTTGGGAAACAAACTTGATCCTTTAGTAGATGTAATTTCCGCCGGTAAAATTAAAGGTGTTGTAGCCTTAGCAAACTGTTCAACCTTAAGAAATGGTCCTCAAGACTGGATGACAGTTAATCTTACAAAAGAATTGATAAAGAGAGATATTCTCCTAGTAGCCGGCGGATGCGGAAATCACGCTTTAGAAGTTGCTGGTCTCTGCACTTTGGAAGCAGCTAATGAATTAGCCGGAAGCGGCTTAAAAGAAGTTTGCAATATGTTAAAGATCCCACCGGTTTTAAGCTTTGGAACCTGTACGGATACCGGTAGAATATCCATGTTAGTAACAGCCTTAGCAGACCATCTAGACGTAGACGTCTGCCAGCTTCCAATAGCAGTGACAGCACCGGAATGGATGGAACAAAAGGCAACCATTGACGGTATATTTGCACTGGCCTATGGTGCTTTCACCCACCTATCTCCTACTCCATTTATGACCGGAGCTCCTCAGCTAGTGGAACTTTTAACTAATAAAGCAGAAGAGGTTACCGGAGGAAAAATTGCTCTAGGAGATGACCCTGTTAAGGCAGCGGAAGATATAGAAGCTCATATAATCAGCAAGAGAAAAGGACTTGGACTTAACTGA
- a CDS encoding H-type small acid-soluble spore protein, which translates to MNCQDAKELVESKGYIDVEYNNKSVWIERLNKEEDTALVKEINGDKEYLVLLSELSMTEEKRNKVLK; encoded by the coding sequence ATGAATTGCCAAGATGCTAAAGAACTGGTGGAATCCAAAGGGTATATCGATGTAGAATATAATAATAAATCTGTTTGGATTGAGCGCCTAAATAAAGAAGAGGATACAGCTCTGGTTAAGGAAATAAACGGTGATAAGGAATATCTTGTGCTGCTGTCTGAACTTTCTATGACAGAGGAAAAAAGAAATAAAGTACTCAAATAA